Proteins from a genomic interval of Pseudomonas asplenii:
- a CDS encoding class I SAM-dependent rRNA methyltransferase, whose translation MSCLNQALRAALDQRQDLLAELHAQGTDCYRLFHGSQEGIGGLTIDRYGPQLLVQSFHQSLDREALLSAHETVNQALGLNTLLVYNDRSRGNSRIDREDSIYRAEEDALADLVGHEWGLNYRVRGRHAGQDPLLFLDLRNARGWVKQNSLDKSVLNLFAYTCGVGLSAAAGGAREVCNLDFAEGNLAVGRENGQLNPQLPTMQFVQSDYFPAIRQLAGLPIAQRRGQKLPSYPRLEQRQYDLVLLDPPAWAKSAFGTVDLLRDYQSLLKPALLATADNGVLICCNNLAKVGMDDWREQVLRCAEKAGRPVRDWQVLKPAGDFPSQDGQPPLKTLILQL comes from the coding sequence ATGTCTTGCTTGAACCAGGCGCTGCGCGCCGCCCTCGACCAACGCCAGGATCTGCTGGCCGAACTGCATGCCCAGGGCACCGACTGCTACCGACTGTTCCACGGCAGCCAGGAGGGTATCGGCGGCCTCACCATCGACCGCTACGGCCCGCAACTGCTGGTACAGAGCTTCCACCAGTCGCTGGACCGCGAAGCACTGCTGAGCGCCCATGAAACCGTCAACCAGGCTTTGGGCTTGAACACCCTGCTGGTCTACAACGACCGCTCGCGGGGCAATTCGCGAATCGACCGGGAAGACTCCATCTACCGCGCCGAGGAAGACGCCCTCGCCGATCTGGTCGGCCACGAGTGGGGCCTCAACTATCGGGTCCGCGGCCGTCACGCCGGACAAGACCCGCTACTGTTCCTCGACCTGCGCAATGCCCGTGGCTGGGTCAAGCAAAACAGCCTCGACAAAAGCGTACTCAACCTGTTCGCCTATACCTGTGGTGTCGGTCTGAGTGCCGCTGCCGGCGGTGCGCGGGAGGTCTGCAACCTCGATTTCGCCGAAGGTAACCTCGCAGTGGGCCGGGAGAACGGCCAGCTCAATCCGCAACTGCCGACCATGCAGTTCGTCCAGTCCGACTATTTCCCGGCCATCCGCCAACTGGCCGGACTACCGATTGCCCAGCGCCGGGGCCAGAAGCTGCCGAGCTATCCACGTCTGGAACAGCGCCAGTACGACCTGGTGCTGCTCGACCCTCCGGCCTGGGCCAAGAGCGCCTTCGGTACGGTCGATCTGCTGCGCGATTATCAGAGCCTGCTCAAGCCCGCGCTGCTGGCCACCGCCGACAATGGCGTGCTGATCTGCTGCAACAACCTGGCAAAAGTCGGTATGGATGATTGGCGCGAACAGGTCCTGCGCTGCGCGGAAAAAGCCGGCAGGCCGGTACGCGACTGGCAGGTGCTCAAACCGGCCGGGGACTTCCCCTCCCAGGACGGCCAGCCACCGCTGAAGACCCTGATCCTGCAACTCTAG
- the pgi gene encoding glucose-6-phosphate isomerase, translating into MAYYRTPHDVTALPAWQALNQHRENMHNFSMREAFNADPQRFNQFTLSSCGLFLDYSKNLITSETRNLLVGLANEVDLQGAIKALFAGEPVNSSEGRPALHTALRRPVGDKLLVNGANVMPDVHKVLNQITELVGRIHDGLWRGYTEKPITDVVNIGIGGSFLGPELVSEALLSYTHKGVRCHYLANIDGSEFHELSAKIRAETTLFIVSSKSFNTLETLKNAQAARAWYLAQGGSEAELYKHFIAVSSNNAAAVAFGIREENIFPMWDWVGGRYSLWSAIGLPIALAIGMSNFKELLSGAYTMDQHFQNAPFEQNMPVLLALLGVWYGNFWGAQSHAILPYDHYLRNITKHLQQLDMESNGKSVRQDGTPVSTDTGPVIWGGVGCNGQHAYHQLLHQGTQLIPADFIVPIVSFNPVADHHQWLYANCLSQSQALMLGKTRSEAESELREKGMSEADVQKLAPHKVIPGNRPSNTLVVERISPRRLGALVAMYEHKVFVQSVIWGINAFDQWGVELGKELGKGVYNRLTGSEESAAEDASTQGLINYFRGRHRG; encoded by the coding sequence ATGGCGTACTACCGCACTCCTCACGACGTGACCGCTCTGCCCGCCTGGCAGGCGCTGAATCAACACCGCGAAAACATGCACAACTTCAGCATGCGCGAAGCCTTTAATGCCGATCCGCAGCGCTTCAATCAATTCACCCTCAGCAGCTGCGGGTTGTTTCTCGACTACTCCAAGAACCTGATCACCAGCGAAACCCGCAACCTGCTGGTCGGCCTGGCCAACGAAGTCGACCTGCAAGGTGCCATCAAGGCGCTGTTCGCCGGCGAGCCGGTCAACTCCTCCGAAGGCCGCCCGGCACTGCATACCGCACTGCGCCGACCGGTTGGCGACAAGCTGCTGGTCAACGGCGCCAACGTGATGCCGGATGTGCACAAGGTGCTGAACCAGATCACCGAGCTGGTCGGGCGCATCCACGACGGCCTGTGGCGCGGCTACACCGAAAAACCGATCACCGACGTGGTGAACATCGGTATCGGTGGCTCGTTCCTCGGCCCGGAGCTGGTTTCCGAAGCCCTGCTGTCCTACACCCACAAGGGCGTGCGCTGCCACTACCTGGCGAACATCGACGGCAGTGAGTTCCATGAGCTGTCGGCGAAGATCCGCGCCGAGACCACCCTGTTCATCGTCTCGTCGAAATCCTTCAATACCCTCGAAACCCTCAAGAACGCCCAGGCCGCGCGTGCCTGGTACCTGGCCCAGGGCGGTTCCGAGGCCGAGCTGTACAAGCACTTCATCGCTGTGTCGAGTAACAACGCCGCCGCCGTGGCCTTCGGCATCCGCGAAGAGAACATCTTCCCGATGTGGGACTGGGTAGGCGGCCGTTACTCGCTGTGGTCGGCTATCGGTCTGCCGATCGCCCTGGCCATCGGCATGTCGAACTTCAAGGAGCTGCTGTCCGGTGCCTACACCATGGACCAGCACTTCCAGAACGCGCCGTTCGAACAGAACATGCCGGTACTGCTGGCATTGCTGGGCGTCTGGTACGGCAACTTCTGGGGCGCGCAGAGCCATGCGATCCTGCCGTACGACCACTACCTGCGCAACATCACCAAGCACCTGCAACAGCTGGACATGGAATCCAACGGCAAGAGCGTGCGCCAGGACGGCACGCCGGTGTCGACCGATACCGGCCCGGTGATCTGGGGCGGCGTCGGCTGCAACGGTCAGCACGCCTACCACCAGTTGCTGCATCAAGGTACCCAGTTGATCCCGGCCGACTTCATCGTGCCGATCGTCAGCTTCAACCCGGTCGCCGACCATCACCAGTGGCTGTATGCCAACTGCCTGTCGCAGAGCCAGGCGCTGATGCTCGGCAAGACCCGCAGCGAGGCGGAATCCGAGCTGCGTGAAAAAGGCATGAGCGAAGCCGACGTGCAAAAGCTCGCCCCGCACAAGGTGATCCCGGGCAACCGCCCGAGCAACACCCTGGTGGTCGAGCGCATCAGCCCGCGTCGTCTTGGCGCCCTGGTAGCGATGTACGAACACAAGGTGTTCGTGCAGAGCGTCATCTGGGGCATCAACGCCTTCGACCAGTGGGGTGTGGAGCTGGGCAAGGAACTGGGCAAGGGCGTTTACAACCGCCTGACCGGCAGTGAAGAGTCCGCTGCCGAGGACGCCTCGACCCAGGGCCTGATCAACTACTTCCGCGGCCGCCATCGCGGCTGA
- the panC gene encoding pantoate--beta-alanine ligase has translation MNTVKTVRELRAAVGRARSEGKRIGFVPTMGNLHAGHAALVTKAAQRVDFVVASIFVNPLQFGANEDLDKYPRTLAADQEKLLEAGCHLLFAPTVEEMYPDGMAGQTRVSVPQLSEGLCGASRPGHFEGVATVVSKLFNMVQPDLAVFGQKDFQQLAVIRALVHDLNMPVQIIGEPTVRAADGLALSSRNGFLSEQDRAAAPALYRSLSQIATAIEQGERDYAKLLAEQAKLIESAGFRVDYLEIRHALNLRTATAQDRDLVILVAAFLGSTRLIDNLHLNLDAPA, from the coding sequence ATGAATACAGTCAAGACCGTCCGCGAACTGCGCGCCGCCGTAGGGCGGGCCCGCAGCGAAGGTAAACGCATCGGTTTCGTACCGACCATGGGCAACCTGCATGCCGGTCACGCCGCTCTGGTGACCAAGGCCGCACAGCGGGTGGATTTCGTGGTGGCGAGCATCTTCGTCAACCCGCTGCAGTTCGGCGCCAACGAAGACCTCGACAAGTACCCTCGGACCCTCGCCGCCGACCAGGAGAAGCTGCTGGAAGCCGGCTGTCATCTGCTGTTCGCGCCAACCGTGGAAGAGATGTACCCCGACGGCATGGCCGGGCAGACCCGCGTCAGTGTCCCGCAACTGTCCGAAGGCTTGTGCGGCGCCAGCCGTCCCGGGCACTTCGAGGGCGTGGCGACCGTGGTCAGCAAGCTGTTCAACATGGTCCAGCCGGACCTGGCGGTATTCGGCCAAAAAGACTTTCAGCAACTGGCGGTGATTCGCGCCCTGGTCCATGACCTGAACATGCCGGTCCAGATCATCGGCGAACCGACGGTGCGCGCCGCCGACGGCCTGGCCCTGTCCTCACGCAACGGTTTCCTCAGCGAGCAGGATCGTGCCGCCGCCCCTGCGCTGTATCGCAGCCTGAGCCAGATCGCCACGGCCATCGAGCAGGGCGAACGTGATTATGCAAAGTTGCTCGCCGAACAGGCCAAGCTGATCGAAAGCGCCGGTTTTCGGGTCGATTACCTGGAAATCCGCCACGCCCTGAACCTGCGCACGGCCACCGCGCAGGACCGCGACCTGGTGATTCTGGTCGCCGCCTTCCTCGGTAGCACCCGCCTGATCGACAACCTGCACCTGAACCTCGACGCCCCCGCCTGA
- the panB gene encoding 3-methyl-2-oxobutanoate hydroxymethyltransferase, giving the protein MPDITLTTLQSLKQKGEKITMLTCYDATFAQASCEAGVEVLLIGDSLGMVSQGHDSTLPVTVAEVAYHTASVKRGNQGAFIVADLPFMAYATVEQTLHNSAQLMQAGANMVKVEGAAWLAESIRLLAERGVPVCAHMGLTPQSVNLFGGYKVQGRGEAQARQMRADAIALEQAGAAMILLECVPSDLAAEITQAVKVPVIGIGAGSATDGQVLVLHDMLGLSISGRVPKFVKNFMAGQTSIQAALGAYVSEVKAVTFPGTEHGFSA; this is encoded by the coding sequence ATGCCAGACATTACCCTGACCACCTTGCAAAGCCTCAAGCAAAAAGGTGAGAAAATCACCATGCTGACCTGCTATGACGCCACCTTCGCCCAGGCCAGCTGTGAAGCCGGCGTCGAAGTGCTGCTGATTGGCGACTCGCTGGGCATGGTGTCCCAAGGGCATGACAGCACACTGCCCGTGACCGTGGCCGAAGTCGCGTATCACACCGCCAGCGTCAAGCGTGGTAACCAGGGTGCCTTCATTGTCGCCGACCTGCCATTCATGGCCTATGCCACCGTCGAACAAACCCTGCACAACAGTGCCCAACTGATGCAGGCCGGCGCCAACATGGTCAAGGTCGAGGGCGCCGCCTGGCTCGCCGAATCCATTCGCCTGCTGGCCGAGCGTGGTGTACCGGTCTGTGCACACATGGGCCTGACGCCGCAATCGGTGAACCTCTTCGGTGGCTACAAGGTCCAGGGCCGTGGCGAAGCCCAGGCGCGGCAGATGCGTGCCGATGCCATCGCCCTGGAACAGGCCGGTGCCGCGATGATCCTGCTCGAATGCGTACCGAGCGATCTGGCTGCGGAGATCACCCAGGCGGTCAAGGTGCCGGTCATCGGCATCGGTGCTGGCAGTGCGACCGACGGCCAGGTACTGGTGCTGCACGACATGCTCGGCCTGTCCATCAGCGGTCGGGTGCCCAAGTTCGTGAAAAACTTCATGGCCGGCCAGACCAGTATCCAGGCCGCTCTGGGCGCCTACGTCAGCGAAGTCAAGGCCGTCACCTTCCCCGGCACCGAACACGGGTTTTCGGCATGA
- the folK gene encoding 2-amino-4-hydroxy-6-hydroxymethyldihydropteridine diphosphokinase: MERIYIGLGSNLAEPAEQLRHAVQALAQLPDSALAGVSAFYQSDSLLPGQPRYTNAVVALDSHLAPLELLDALQRIEIDQGRERHERWGPRTLDLDILLFGERLIDEPRLKVPHYHMHARAFVLYPLAELAPTDLQLADGRSLQTLLAQCPFVGLERLAP; the protein is encoded by the coding sequence ATGGAACGCATCTATATCGGCCTGGGCAGCAATCTGGCTGAGCCGGCCGAACAGTTGCGTCACGCGGTCCAGGCCCTGGCACAACTGCCGGACAGCGCACTGGCAGGCGTTTCCGCGTTCTACCAGAGCGACTCGCTACTCCCGGGCCAACCGCGCTACACCAATGCAGTGGTGGCACTCGACAGTCACCTGGCGCCACTGGAGTTGCTCGATGCCCTGCAACGCATCGAAATCGACCAGGGTCGCGAACGCCATGAGCGCTGGGGGCCACGCACGCTGGACCTGGATATCCTGTTGTTCGGCGAGCGTCTGATCGACGAACCGCGCCTGAAGGTCCCGCACTATCACATGCACGCCCGTGCGTTTGTGTTGTATCCGCTGGCGGAACTGGCCCCGACCGATCTGCAATTGGCCGATGGCCGCAGCCTGCAGACCCTGCTTGCCCAGTGCCCGTTCGTCGGCCTGGAACGTCTCGCCCCGTAA
- a CDS encoding polynucleotide adenylyltransferase PcnB, whose product MLKKLFQSFRSPLRRPQHKRSTPEVLNSSQHSLQKAQFSRYAVNIVERLQNAGYQAYLVGGCVRDMLLGITPKDFDVATSATPEQIRAEFRNARIIGRRFKLVHIHFGREIIEVATFRANHPQDEDEEDSNQSSRNESGRILRDNVYGTLEDDAQRRDFTINALYYDPVSERILDYANGVHDIRNRLIRLIGDPTRRYQEDPVRMLRAVRFAAKLDFGIERHTVAPIRDLAALLREIPSARLFEEVLKLFLSGHAADTFEMLVDLNLFEPLFPASFEALEHNPSYTHTLISQALVNTDLRIKQNKPVTPAFLFAALLWPALPARVLRLQSRGMPPIPAMQEAAHELISEQCQRIAIPKRFTMPIREIWDMQERLPRRSGKRADQLLDNPRFRAGYDFLLLRETAGEQTDGLGEWWTDYQDANDAGRRDMIRGLSGKDEATGAPRKRRRSSTGKRKRTAGSDE is encoded by the coding sequence ATGCTGAAGAAGCTGTTCCAGTCATTCCGTTCCCCCTTGCGTAGACCGCAACATAAGCGCAGCACGCCTGAAGTGCTCAACAGCAGCCAGCATTCGCTGCAAAAGGCCCAGTTCAGCCGGTATGCGGTGAATATCGTCGAGCGCCTGCAGAACGCCGGCTACCAGGCATACCTGGTCGGTGGTTGTGTGCGCGACATGCTGCTGGGCATCACGCCCAAGGACTTCGACGTCGCCACCAGCGCCACGCCGGAACAGATCCGTGCCGAGTTCCGCAACGCTCGCATCATCGGTCGGCGGTTCAAGCTGGTGCACATTCATTTCGGCCGCGAAATCATCGAAGTCGCGACCTTTCGCGCCAATCATCCGCAGGATGAGGACGAGGAAGACAGCAACCAGTCCTCGCGCAACGAAAGCGGGCGCATCCTGCGCGACAACGTTTATGGCACCCTTGAAGACGATGCCCAGCGTCGTGACTTCACGATCAATGCCCTGTACTACGATCCCGTCAGCGAGCGCATTCTCGATTACGCCAATGGCGTACACGACATCCGCAATCGGTTGATCCGCCTGATCGGCGACCCGACCCGACGCTACCAGGAAGACCCGGTGCGGATGCTGCGCGCGGTCCGTTTCGCCGCCAAGCTCGATTTCGGCATCGAACGGCACACGGTCGCGCCGATCCGCGACCTGGCAGCGCTGCTGCGCGAGATCCCTTCGGCGCGACTGTTCGAGGAAGTGCTCAAGCTGTTCCTCTCCGGCCATGCCGCAGACACCTTCGAGATGCTCGTCGACCTGAACCTGTTCGAGCCGCTGTTCCCGGCCAGTTTCGAGGCCCTGGAACACAACCCGAGCTACACCCACACGCTGATCAGCCAGGCACTGGTCAACACCGACCTGCGCATCAAGCAGAACAAGCCGGTCACCCCGGCATTCCTGTTCGCGGCCCTGCTGTGGCCAGCGCTGCCGGCGCGGGTGTTGCGCCTGCAGTCGCGCGGCATGCCGCCGATTCCAGCGATGCAGGAAGCGGCTCACGAACTGATCAGCGAACAGTGCCAGCGCATTGCGATTCCCAAGCGCTTCACTATGCCGATCCGCGAGATCTGGGACATGCAGGAGCGTCTGCCACGCCGCAGCGGCAAACGCGCCGACCAGTTGCTGGACAACCCGCGCTTCCGCGCCGGTTACGACTTCCTGCTGCTGCGCGAGACCGCAGGCGAGCAGACCGATGGCCTGGGTGAGTGGTGGACCGATTACCAGGACGCCAACGATGCCGGCCGCCGCGACATGATTCGTGGCCTCAGCGGCAAGGACGAGGCCACTGGCGCCCCGCGCAAACGTCGGCGCAGCAGTACCGGCAAGCGTAAACGCACCGCCGGTTCGGACGAGTAA
- a CDS encoding sigma-54-dependent transcriptional regulator, whose product MPHILIVEDETIIRSALRRLLERNQYQVSEAGSVQEAQERFSIPSFDLIVSDLRLPGAPGTELIKLGQGTPVLIMTSYASLRSAVDSMKMGAVDYIAKPFDHDEMLQAVARILRDRQSGQGAPAERSAPKSGGAADKSASGNSNGEIGIIGSCPPMQDLYGKIRKVAPTDSNVLIQGESGTGKELVARALHNLSKRAKAPMISVNCAAIPETLIESELFGHEKGAFTGASAGRAGLVEAADGGTLFLDEIGELPLEAQARLLRVLQEGEIRRVGSVQSQKVDVRLIAATHRDLKSLAKIGQFREDLYYRLHVIALKLPALRERGADVNEIANAFLARQSARIGRNDLKFAADAEQAIRHYSWPGNVRELENAVERAVILCENPEISADLLGIDIELSDLEEEDFLGLAPASGSTANTSHEPTEDLSLEDYFQHFVLEHQDHMTETELARKLGVSRKCLWERRQRLGIPRRKTGVISES is encoded by the coding sequence ATGCCGCACATTTTGATCGTCGAAGACGAAACCATTATCCGCTCAGCACTGCGTCGCCTGCTGGAGCGCAATCAGTACCAGGTCAGCGAAGCCGGCTCGGTACAGGAAGCCCAGGAGCGCTTCAGCATTCCCTCGTTCGACCTGATCGTCAGCGACCTGCGCCTGCCCGGCGCGCCGGGCACCGAACTGATCAAGCTGGGCCAAGGCACCCCGGTGCTGATCATGACCAGCTACGCCAGCCTGCGCTCGGCGGTCGACTCGATGAAGATGGGCGCGGTGGATTACATCGCCAAACCGTTCGACCACGACGAGATGCTCCAGGCCGTGGCCCGCATCCTGCGTGATCGCCAGAGCGGCCAGGGCGCTCCCGCCGAGCGCAGCGCGCCGAAAAGCGGTGGTGCGGCGGACAAATCCGCGAGCGGTAACAGTAACGGCGAGATCGGTATCATCGGCTCCTGCCCACCGATGCAGGACCTCTATGGCAAGATCCGCAAGGTCGCGCCCACCGACTCCAATGTACTGATCCAGGGCGAGTCGGGCACCGGCAAGGAACTGGTCGCCCGCGCCCTGCACAACCTGTCCAAGCGGGCCAAGGCACCGATGATTTCGGTGAACTGCGCGGCCATTCCGGAAACGCTGATCGAATCCGAGCTGTTCGGCCACGAGAAAGGCGCATTCACCGGCGCCAGCGCGGGTCGTGCCGGCCTGGTGGAGGCCGCCGACGGTGGAACCTTGTTCCTCGACGAAATCGGCGAACTGCCGCTGGAGGCCCAGGCCCGCCTGCTGCGCGTGCTGCAGGAGGGTGAGATCCGCCGGGTCGGCTCGGTGCAGTCGCAGAAAGTCGACGTACGGCTGATCGCCGCGACACACCGCGACCTCAAGAGCCTGGCCAAGATCGGCCAGTTCCGCGAAGACCTGTATTACCGCCTGCACGTGATCGCCCTGAAACTGCCGGCCCTGCGCGAGCGGGGTGCGGACGTCAACGAGATCGCCAATGCCTTCCTCGCCCGCCAGAGTGCACGCATCGGCCGCAACGACCTCAAGTTCGCCGCAGATGCCGAACAGGCCATCCGTCACTACTCCTGGCCGGGTAACGTCCGCGAGCTGGAGAATGCGGTCGAGCGCGCCGTGATCCTGTGTGAAAACCCGGAGATCTCGGCCGACCTGCTGGGTATCGACATCGAGCTGAGCGACCTGGAGGAAGAGGACTTCCTGGGCCTTGCGCCGGCGTCTGGCAGCACGGCCAATACCAGTCACGAGCCGACCGAGGACCTGTCACTGGAGGACTACTTCCAGCATTTCGTCCTGGAGCATCAGGACCACATGACCGAAACCGAACTGGCCCGCAAGCTCGGCGTCAGCCGCAAGTGCCTGTGGGAGCGACGCCAGCGCCTGGGTATTCCACGGCGTAAAACCGGAGTGATCAGCGAGAGCTGA